The window CACAAACCATATACATTGCTCCATTGTTTCTTTTACACTGAGTCTCCTACTGAATCCAAGTCATCCGAAGAGAGGGGGCGGTACAGGTCCTGCAAGATGAAGGGCAGTATAGATTTGTTTACTCGGCTTTCTTGGGTGCCCTGTGGCTCTCGTGAGAGCAGCACTGAATGGGCATCCCCAGCTTCTACTATTATTAGACCTTTTCAAGTCACCAACTTGGATTAGGAGGAAACATAATAATAGAGAaaccatctaaataaacaaaatggtgCTAGTTTCGCCTTATTGGCAAGAAAATGCCTCTTGGTCTACTCATAATCTTTTGCCTTCCTTGATGCCTGTTGAGTTGCATAGCCCCTGAGGTCTGTAAAGGTCAACTCCACTACTATGTGACTAGGCAATTCTTCCTTGACCATTTCCTTCCCATTCTTGGTAGAAAAGGAACATGCTTACctcacaataaaataatttatcaggAGGCCCAAATGGCGTTCAGCAAATTCTGGTCCCAGAGCAGCAACTCAAATGTTGTAGTTGCATGTAGCATAAAACCCAAGAAAGCATTGCTTTCTCAAAATATTATGTTTGGATGACAGAAAGCGTGTAAAATTAACCCACCTCACCCCAAATCCCTTCCTAATGTTCTTTCCCTGTTCTCCAACCGACCACTCACTCAtcacctcctctctcctttcctaccTCCCCTTCCTGCTACTAGATCTCGGTTGGTAGCCAGGCAACCAGCTCAGATCTGCAGAGAGCGTCTAGAGTTGGCTTTTCTCCGGTTTTGTACCACCCACTCCTCACATCATCTGACTGATCAGATAATCTACAAAAGTCAGTGATGTGGGAGTATAATGGGGAGCTTCATTCAGCCTACATAACACAACACATTTCTTCCTGATGGATTAAGAAATGGGACCAAAAAAAGTTCATGAGTGGGAAAAGAGTCTCCAGGCTCTGCTTCTGTGACCAGTCAAATGCCTGTAGACAGCAACTTAAATAACTCTGCTTCGGAAAAATAGGTTACTTGGTACATTGCCACGAATATGCTTATGAAGAGAAATGTCTGGCATGCAGGTTTTCATTGTATAAGAGTATTCCAAAATGTCAAAAGAGGTAacataaaaatgtgattttaacagaagaaaaaaagctgaTCAAATTTTGTAATTAATATAAGTAAAAACtagattttcttatttgtaaagaaACCAGTCAAATGTctcaaccttccttttgagaaaaCAGCTCATGttcctgtattttaaaatggGGGCAAGGCacgcgtgtgtgcgtgtgtgtgtgtgtgtgtgtgtgtgtgtgtgttggggtgggggcagtCAACTCATTTTCTTGGCCATGTTGCTAGGCaacacagaaggaaaaaatagaagtAGCTACTGTTTTCCAATCTGCAGTAAAAAGAGTTAATTTATTCTTTGAAGTGTCTTCTTTTAGCACATGCCATCTTTCACTTATTTCAGTATTTCCTGCATAGGAGTATAGCCAATCATTTGAGAAGACCATTAACCAAATTTGAAACAGGATCAGTTTTTAGGGATCTTCTAGGCCCATTTTAACTGGGAGGGATTATTTGATGCAGTTGCCTATATGCCAAGATGAAAGCTCCTCTGGCTAAAGCATCTGGGAATGCCTTCATGCACTGACACAGCACATGGATGGGGAGGTTCATTTATGGCCTAAATTCAAAAGCTTGGAAATGGAACCATCTTAGAATATACCCAGTGCCCTGCCTCACaacatgtgctcaataaatgttttcagaGGGTATAAACCCTTTGTCCTCCTAAAacaaatgggattgtttttttctctcaagtATGGTGTTTGCACTGATCGTTTAAATGGTAAAATGAAGAATCTATAAGAAAGCCATATCTTATAATCAttccccaagtgctggaaatGTTAATTATATAAGCCAATAGCCACAGAGCTGAATGgaaattttctgcctcagttgGACAAAATCATACTGAAGTGGAAATACAGAAAGCAGAAGAAGCGAATTCTAGCCCCATTCCGCCAAGAAAGGGACATCTGAGCACAGCTTTACATCCCTAAGCTGGAGGTCTCCTCAATAAACAAGCAAGGAGAGGAGCTCCCATTTGCAGCGGGAATTCCCAATCACTCTTAATGTCAACAACTAAGCATAAACGACACCAATAAACCTTTAATCTGAGTTTAATTAGCTCAAAGAATAAAGACAGATTTCTATGCTAGGTGTACTCTCCAAAGCATACACTCTAAGAGACAGAGTGTTCTCAGAAAGAGGGCCCTTCCTGCTCTGTATCCAATGGCGGTCCCTATAGATTGACGCCTCACTGGGTGATGTTCACAAGAAAAGAATGACCGACCAGCTCTTCCTTCACTCAAGGACAGGCCTTTAGGAGAGTAAATAAATTTGGCCAATTCTTGGAGTTGTTCACAAATGATTCCAACACCTTAAAATTCCAAATTAGACTGTGGCCAAGAAGAAACCATAGTGAAAACACTCAAATGGACGTAGAATGGAATTATTGGGCTTTCTATCTGGAAAGAGgctccttgttttgttttgtgtttccaaCGGAGGCCCCGAAAAGATAATAGGCTTATCTAAGATACCACGGCCATTTAGTGGACAAGCTGGCGTCAAATCCCAGGCTTCATCAAACGCTCAAAACAAGTTCCACCTGATGCCAGGTGAATCAGTGAAGAAAGATAACCAAACTTGATATTTGGTGCAACAGGCTCCAAAGGAGATGGGAACCAACTGAATCTCCCTGCCCCACACTCTTAGACATCTGGCAGCCTAAAGACACAACCTGTGCAGAAATCTTGAAGAGAGGGCCTTCCATCCTGGATGACACGTAATTTTGTGGAACTcagaagttttgttttaaaacacatAATAAAAGAAACCAAACTCAAGAATCTAGTGTTTGAGTGCAGTAGACTGCAAGGAGTTCTCGCTTATTAAAGTGTTCAGTGAGCACCATCATGAAACCTCCTAGGAGCGTACATTCCCCCCACCTTGCGTCTCAAATCAGGACCATAAAGGGCCTTCCGTTTTTGGCATTGTACCTCCCCCTTTGCCCCCTTCCCActacttttatttttgccttgGTATTACTGGAAAAGACCAACAGTACAGGTTGTGACAGGATAAGAACAGTAGTCTCTCcatcctgaaagaagcactaaccCTCACCCTCTTCCTTAGGGTGGAGAAGCTAACAGTTTCCAGTAACTTTTTCACTGTGGTCTCCAAGCTCAGCCAAATTCTCCATAAATGCAAGTAGtgatgaaaaggtgctcaatgtgGGTTTGATCCACAAAAGCACGTGTCATAGGTTCCCATCCCCTACCTCATGGACCCTCTGCTGCTCTGGGGCCCCATCCATACCATAAGCAATTTTCCACCAGGGCCCTCCCCTCCATTCACAGCACTTCTTCTTTCCCTTAATGGTGATATCTAATCAAACTCATCACAACTAAGAAGGCTTACAAACTAGTGCTAATAAAGCCTGTGCATTCAGAACAGAAAGAGGAGAGTATGTAAAAGTGAAGTAGCAAAGGTGCATTCTTCTCAGAGTTAAGATTTGGACAAGGTTACAGAGAAGCTAAAAGCCCTGAGTTCTAGCTAAACCACAGCAATAAGCAACCCCTCATTGGTCACCTCCTGTTCTAGCTTAGATATCGCCTAGAGACGAGCAGCACGATTTGCTGGCACCTGTACCTGTCTGCACCAAGGCTGAGACAGGTCTGAAACAAGCAGCTTGCTTATTTCCTTACCCTCTGCTTCCGCAGGCTTCCTGGGCTGGTGGGTGATGGGCTTGGCGACTTGCCTGAGCGCGGAGTAGAGAGCTGACTACCAGGGGTTCCATTaactagaaatacaaagaatcacacacagagaaaaatggCACGTTAAATAATTTTCATGACAAATCATCTTCTGCAAGAAATAAACAATTATATAGAGAGCCATCTACTAGAACTCTAGACACCCTTCCATATGTACACTGAGGAAGAGCTTTGGGGAAGCAACCTTCAGAGAGTCACAGTTTTGTAAATCCTGTGTTTCATAGAGCAGCAGGttacagaattattttttaagatgtacCTTTCACAACTTTCCTGATGAATGTATTAATGATGTCTTTAACTGTGCCAGCAGGGACTTTAGGAATGTATGGTCCTGAGACATTTTCAATGAGATTAATCCTTAACTCTTCAGTTTAGCTACCTAGTACTACCCAGCAGGAATAAATATAAGCACAGATCACCAGTGACATTCCAGTGACCTGATAAATAGATCACTGTATTTGTATAACTAATAACTCACTTCTAGAAAAATGTCCTGCATCCACCTGTGTCTTGTCCATCCCCCTAGCCTGATTGTGATGGACCTGCCTTGAACAGGACAGTCATTGGCCACAGACGCTGAGAAACTCCTCACGGTTTCTCTTTGCtgcctttgaaaagaaaaactgctAACAAGTTCAAATCACTGGAATTCTACCCAGTTCACAAGAGTTTTATGCACATTTTCACTAAACTGAACTAAAGCCACAGAACTCAAGTAAGCCATTCTTTTCTCTAAGTAACATCATCTCTAACAACAGATGAAACACTTAAAGACATGGTTTTATAAAGATGTATCAGGTCGCCTCTATTTTACCTGTAAAAATGGCATTACAGCCCCACAGTCAGTGAAGTAGAATTAACCAGGAGACACATAGATTCTTGAGGGTGCAAAATAAATGCTTTCCACAAGGGAGAGCAGCAATGCATTTCACTTACCTTCTATGAGTTCTAACATGGACACAGTCTTAGTGTTGGACCTGAATACCAACGGCGGAATCCCGTCTCAGCACTAAGCCAAGCACCCGCGGAAACGGGAATCAGTTGGATGAGTTTAAGGATGGCTAAGGCTGCTCCCAGAGCAGGCTGAATGAGATGCAGGATTCATCAGCAGATGCCTTTTCTGCGTAAAGCTGACGTCTCCCAAGCAGCAGTGGGAGGTGCAGGTTCTGTCTTAGGCTACATCAAAGGTGTCAATTAAGCCTCTTGCCAACAGCAACCCCCATCCCGACACCACTCCCTTCCGGAAGCCCCAGTGCTGTCAGTACTTTGCACTGAATCATAATGAAGTGGCCCTGGGGGCAAGAGATCCAGTGACTCATCTGAGAATCGAAATGACAATAACTCTTCTAAAGCCTGGTGACTACCAGGTAATCAGGAAACCCTCACACAATTCAGTGGCAAGGTAggatgtttattgatttttcgCACTTGATGTTTTCCCAAAAACTTACAACCCTGGAAAGTGGGAAGCTCCTTGTTTTGTCATCTCCTCCAAAGACCTTAAAAAATGTCACATACCCCATGCTGCATTAATTTGTAGTTttgcttttgaaatgtatttGGCAACTCCTAAAAATAGAAACCTAAaaactatgaatttttttttttttttttttttttttgcagagagagTGAACTGGAAAGCTGAGAATGCTTTAATTTGCTTGCATGCCACCATCCTGTCTTTGCTGAGTGAACTTCACGCTCGGACCTCATCACATTAGACTTCCTCAGCCAGTAGCCTCTAAGGAAGGGGCTCAGAAATAGACAAGGATTAAAGACAAGGGCAGAAGCAGAGCCTATAACTAGTAAGAAAGGGATGCCTTACTGGTTGGCTGGAGAACACATTTTgtgaatataatattttctttacccacCTGCATTCTACTGCACATCTTTATGTCATACCTAAAGGCTACATAGATTGGAgggaaaaaatgagcaaataGGGAAGCAAACACAGTGTTAACACTTTTCACTTTGAGACTCTGATCTTATCCAGCtaatggaaaatgaagaaaaagagacaaagggcTCACAAGAAAACAGTCTCAGGAATACcttgctttaaaaagtaaaacaaaacaataaaagccTGTACGTATTTAGTAAGTATCCatcatatgtgtatttttaaggcattttttgaaaggcatttatttttattgaaggcATTTTTATGCACCAGTCAATGCACTTAGACCttttatatatgaacatatatgcaTCTGTATGCATCagtatgcatatatattacatCATTTAACTCACACAATAACTCTATAAGATTGGCAGTATCATTTccacccattttacaggtgaggaaattgaggcttagagatgATGAGTCATTTGACAAGCAAATATGGAGCAGAGCCTAAAATCTAACCTAGGCAGTTCAAAACCTGCAGTCTTACTACTACCTTGCCTTACTGTGCCAGCCCTTTAACCTACAGGTAAACCAGATAACTAAGCTAGTAATTACAATAAAGTATTTTGAGAGGGGAAGTGAGGCAGGATAGATAGTCAAGGAAGTGACCACGTTCTCGGGATGCAGCATTGGTGGTGATCTCACAGCCAACACAATAAGCCTTGGCATTCACATCATAAATGAGCTCATTTAAGCAAAGCTATCTTCAGGAGGGACTGTCCCCTCTCTAGGGCATgtgcattttgattttaattGTCATCAAACTGACCCTTTGCTCATTTATAGTAAAAAACACACCCCTGggtggagatttaagatgctaatgagacatgtGATATATGAACACGCACATACAGCTACAGTGCACGTGCACCCAGAGGACCACCCAGAACATGCTTACTAGCAACACCTCTTCCCAACTCCTTATGAATTATCATGTAACACTCCCACAAAGGGGGTTTCTCTAGCAATAATCAACACTGCCTCACCCTTGCAAGCAGCCCGCCCTGAACTCTCTCTCTCAGGGTATACTGTCTATTCTGCATCTAACTTTCAAAATACTCTTTTCcttttgcagtgaatgactctcTGCTGCATCTCCTTTGCTGTGTGtcttttgtttaaattcttttaaactaagaagACAAGAACCGAGGTATCACAACAGCCATTAACAGAAGTATTGGGTGTTGCAATTGGAATCCTAATAACCAACAGTGAGAGTTGGCCTATGCCCTTCATAGAGGGCAGTGGATACAGAAGTTAGCCTGGTGAAGCAAGGGGGGGCACAATGAAGGAAAAGTGTCCTCAGCCCAGGGATCTCCTGTTTCAGGGCTGGATACAagaaaggaggccagtgtggtaCACTGAAGAGACTTAAATAACTAAGTAAAGCAAGTATGTGGGGTTGGAGGCGGAGGAATGTCAGGAATGAGATGGAGGCAGGGGCCGCATAGTGAGTAGGGCTTTAAAATTCATGTTAAGGAGTTTGGTTTTTATCCAAAGGgcaatgagaagaaaaacaaaaacaaaaacaaagattttaagCAGGCGCCACAGGATCAGGCTTGCATTTGAAAATGCTCTCCAGCTCTTGCCCTGTCAAGAATGGATTAGAGGGAAACAATACTGGGTGCAAGGAGAATGTCAAGGTAGGAGAGAGTGGGGCACATTTAAGGGTCCTATGGTAGAGATGCTGACGTGGCTGATCTAGGGTAGTGTCATGGGGTGGAGGTAAATGGAAACGTTCCAGAGAAATGTAAGAGGTAAAAACTATAGAACTTGGTAATTGATTGGCTGTAGAAGATTAAGGCCAAAAGGGAGCATGTTTGAAGAAGAGTTTGGACACTTTGAACAGAAGCACCTTAGGTAACATCAGTTCTGCCATGTAAGTTGGTGCAATGTTTTCTGTTTTAGATGAAGAAACATGTTTAGTCGGGTAACTTGTCCAAAGACAAACAGCTGGAAGATGGCAGAGTTAAAGCTGGATTTCATTTAGGTCTTACTCAAAAAACTTTGCACTTTTCCCATGAGTGGCTGGTCCTGGCACCTCAGGGCATGTCCAGAACCCTCCTAGCATCTGCAGGGCTGAGGATGCCTAGGCTTCTCTCTCTACCACCGGGACACTCGGATCTGCCTCCTTTAGGCAAGGTTATTGCAAtggtaattgtggtttttgccattaaaagtaaagcaaaaactgcaattacttttgcaccaacctaataaaaccaCTGGGCTCAGTGCTTCTATTTGCAtcgccatctctagaaaaatgaaACTCAAGTGCCAGACAAGTCATTTACAATCAAATGCTTTTGGAACACAACTTGTCTGAACATTGGGAACAGCATGTACTCTTAGGGTCAGAGCTCTGTTCAGACTCTTCCTCTTGGCCATACAGAAGAGCATTAGCAACTTCTTAAAATGGTTCTTGACATCCAGAAAGGATTACACACCTTCTTGTTGAATCACTGCTGggataaataattttctttcataaataaGTTTGACACATGTACTGAGTACACTTGGTTTTTACTCTGTAATGCCAGAAGTTTCTAAGTGCCAATAACAAGGCTTTGTGACTTATTTAATAGAACTTATTAAAATTCAACTTAAAATGGCATTATTTTTTCAGAGGCCCTTATTACACAATTTTTTATCTTGAATGGGAACAATTAAACTAACACGGTTGTTGTTAAACAGCCAAGCAGGGCTGAACAATTAATTAATTCAATCTGAATCCACTAAACTCTGAATTAGTAAAGAACTCATTAAAATCGCTGCCTTTACCCAGTTCTGGTCTCCTTTGCTTTTATCTGTATaggtacattttcttattttaaaaaataggaaatgtCATCCTTTGCTGTGCTTGTTACCCTTGAATGAGAAGTGCTCAACTTCAAAATGGATCATTCACTGATACCATGATGACCAATTAACATCACTGGCCACCAAAGAGCTGTGGAAGAAATCTCACTGCAGAGCTGACTTCTATCCCTCCCGACGGTACATGACCCTCCTTTATTTCGACTCAGCTGTCACCTAAGCCTGTCAGGGATCCAACAGCATATACCGGTCACAGCACACTGTTGAATAATACTCCTCAGGAAGTGTGCAGATCCACCTTTTCCTTCATCATTTCAGACAGGTGAACCAACTCTTCTTCACTAACTGGAGCCACGAGTCCAGGGCCCTAGATATCAACCTATCAGCACACATAGTGTACACTTAGTACATGCTAGATTCTTATTGCTCCCTGTCCCCAAGATGCTTATGATTAAACAtcaaagttactttaaaaaatctagaatTTGGAAATACTTGGCTTAATTTACAAATTCATTGCCCTTTTAAATGACTTTCCACGCATATGTAGGTTAACCCTTCTTTCTGCAGTCGCGTTCCTAAAAGTCTCAGACACCAAGTGAAAGCTGAATGTTAGTGTCTCAAATTGGTTCTGAAGTCAGAGAAATCTCCAAGCGAGACTATCTAATTAAAAGATGTGCAACTTTTTGGACGTGAAATACACCTTGCTGTTTCCCTGTCTTCTTTTAGCACTTAAGGAGGCTCATTTATTTCTGGTGCTGCACTTGTCAAGATTTGGGGAGAGAATGTgtttgcatatatgtgtgtgtccttGGGTTTGGGGGTGGCGATTCAGGCACGCTGCCAGGGAGATCTGGCTTCCTGCCTTAGACTCTCCTTTACTCCCTAATCATGGTGTAGGCTGTTCATTCCCTAAAATCTCTTTCTCAGCTTTTGTTCCTTGCTTGCCACAttattgagaaggaaaaaaaaaatgcagggggTAGGGGGTGCATAGGGAATCAGTTGAGACCAAGAGAAAAGAGACAACTACCTAACAGAGGGAAGAAGACGTACTTTTTCCCTAATTTTAGCTTCTTGGGTGCTCACCTCATAGGTGAGGTGGAGCTCTGATTTTCTCCATGTCTGTTTCCTCTTCTTGAACTGAGACAATGGGTCCAATTCAAAGAAACCATCTACTGAGAATAATGGGAAGGAGGGGCCCCAGGAA of the Pan paniscus chromosome 14, NHGRI_mPanPan1-v2.0_pri, whole genome shotgun sequence genome contains:
- the DCLK1 gene encoding serine/threonine-protein kinase DCLK1 isoform X6, producing the protein MLELIEVNGTPGSQLSTPRSGKSPSPSPTSPGSLRKQRDLYRPLSSDDLDSVGDSV